One window of Cohnella hashimotonis genomic DNA carries:
- a CDS encoding thioredoxin family protein, translating into MREASDIDFENAVKPTGVTLVDFGATWCPPCKALLPIIETLAEEYGERVSVVKVDTDESPETASIFGVMSNPTVIVFNDGAPVEKLVGLRPIEVYRTALNRYV; encoded by the coding sequence ATGAGGGAAGCGAGCGACATTGATTTTGAAAATGCGGTAAAGCCTACGGGCGTGACGCTGGTGGACTTCGGGGCGACGTGGTGCCCGCCGTGTAAGGCTCTGCTGCCGATTATCGAGACGTTGGCGGAGGAATACGGCGAGCGGGTATCCGTCGTGAAGGTCGATACGGACGAATCGCCCGAGACGGCTTCGATATTCGGCGTGATGTCCAATCCGACCGTCATCGTGTTTAACGACGGCGCGCCGGTCGAGAAGCTTGTCGGTCTCCGCCCGATCGAGGTGTACAGGACGGCGCTGAACCGGTACGTTTGA
- a CDS encoding MerR family transcriptional regulator has protein sequence MKIGELSRRTGASIRSLRYYEAQGLIAPLRESNGYREFSPLAEEQVRTIRFYLQLGLTTEQIAGFLNCVLSRPETFCTEVLPVYESKLSDIEAQIAQLTRIRDNLVDRISSFRGESEQGEGESIRDEGSERH, from the coding sequence ATGAAAATCGGCGAGCTGTCGCGCAGGACGGGCGCGAGCATCCGGTCCCTGCGTTATTATGAAGCGCAGGGGCTGATCGCGCCGCTGCGCGAGTCGAACGGCTACCGCGAATTTTCGCCGCTGGCCGAGGAGCAGGTGCGAACGATCCGATTTTATTTGCAGCTGGGACTGACCACGGAGCAGATCGCGGGCTTTTTGAACTGCGTGCTCAGCCGGCCGGAGACGTTCTGCACCGAGGTGCTGCCGGTATACGAGAGCAAGCTGTCGGACATCGAAGCGCAGATCGCGCAGCTGACGCGCATTCGCGACAATCTGGTCGACCGCATCTCCTCCTTCCGGGGCGAATCCGAGCAGGGCGAAGGAGAGTCGATTCGAGATGAGGGAAGCGAGCGACATTGA
- a CDS encoding deoxyguanosinetriphosphate triphosphohydrolase family protein, with protein sequence MTLQKGQTNLRKMRLFDTENIHSGDDRDEYEKDYARLIQSPSFRRLQGKSQVFGAGSGDYYRTRLTHSIEVSQIAREVARRLGKQYELLSRREHPGLMIDPEVVEVAALAHDLGHPPFGHKGEEVLNDLLTEEFGLKYEGNAQNFRILMFLEKRAGSDSGLDLSASVLLGINKYPYNLDEPGRLKGVYHMEWEGIRYLRDLWGMPEGCATLEAQLMDLCDDIAYSTHDLEDGIRAGKIPMSRTLFEDERIVAALIQEIKDDPGNHSMNWEQIDLPSMVRKVLSGYLEQWEQIYIDCGGEPSRARREMKARWVRKFANQVGILDDPAKGWKQVTFIRDGAQDIELLRTMEILKKLAWVTLIKDFRVQRLHKRSEVMIRRLWSSFKEYETGKLIIPPDWHESFEQHRGRWQWERLVADYLSGMTDAYAEKVYAEFFASRSGSIYERD encoded by the coding sequence ATGACCCTGCAAAAAGGACAAACGAATCTCCGTAAAATGAGACTGTTCGATACCGAAAACATACATTCCGGCGATGACCGCGACGAATACGAAAAGGATTACGCGCGGCTTATTCAATCTCCGTCGTTCAGGCGACTGCAGGGCAAATCGCAAGTGTTCGGCGCGGGCAGCGGGGACTATTACCGAACGCGTCTGACGCATTCCATCGAAGTGTCGCAGATCGCTCGCGAGGTGGCCCGCCGTCTTGGCAAGCAGTACGAGTTGCTGAGCAGAAGAGAGCATCCCGGACTTATGATCGATCCCGAGGTCGTCGAGGTGGCTGCGCTCGCGCACGATCTCGGACATCCGCCGTTCGGCCACAAGGGCGAAGAGGTGCTGAACGACTTGCTGACGGAGGAGTTCGGACTTAAATACGAGGGGAACGCGCAAAATTTCCGGATTCTGATGTTCCTCGAAAAGCGAGCCGGCAGCGACAGCGGACTCGATCTAAGCGCATCGGTGCTGCTCGGCATCAATAAATACCCGTACAATCTCGACGAACCCGGACGTCTGAAGGGCGTCTATCATATGGAATGGGAAGGCATCCGCTATCTGCGCGACCTGTGGGGCATGCCCGAAGGCTGCGCGACGCTCGAAGCCCAGCTCATGGACTTATGCGACGATATCGCCTATTCGACGCACGATCTGGAGGACGGTATCCGCGCAGGCAAAATACCGATGAGCCGCACGCTTTTCGAGGACGAGCGCATCGTGGCGGCGCTTATTCAGGAAATCAAGGACGATCCCGGCAATCACAGCATGAACTGGGAGCAGATCGATCTGCCGTCGATGGTACGCAAGGTACTGAGCGGTTACCTGGAGCAGTGGGAGCAGATTTACATCGACTGCGGGGGCGAGCCTTCCCGGGCGAGACGCGAGATGAAGGCGCGCTGGGTGCGTAAGTTCGCCAATCAGGTCGGCATTTTGGACGATCCGGCAAAGGGTTGGAAACAAGTGACGTTTATTCGCGACGGCGCGCAGGACATTGAGCTGCTGCGGACGATGGAGATATTGAAGAAGCTCGCCTGGGTGACGCTGATCAAGGATTTCCGCGTACAGCGGCTGCACAAGCGCAGCGAGGTCATGATACGCAGGCTGTGGAGCAGCTTCAAGGAATACGAGACGGGCAAGCTGATCATTCCGCCGGACTGGCACGAGAGCTTTGAGCAGCACAGAGGACGATGGCAATGGGAGCGCCTAGTGGCGGATTATTTGTCGGGCATGACGGACGCCTATGCGGAAAAGGTTTATGCCGAGTTTTTCGCCAGTCGCTCGGGGTCCATTTACGAACGCGACTGA